From Ptychodera flava strain L36383 chromosome 9, AS_Pfla_20210202, whole genome shotgun sequence:
ttccgtATGTTTTTTTCCGGTGACGTCACCGTCAGGTTGATCACATGATATTGAACGTCACTGAGCCAGAGGGTAAAAGGAATTGGCAAGAGTACATTTAGCCCTCCCCTCCCCTACACCTTTGAAATCACTTTAATCGCGGACTTTCCTTGGAAGAAGcacatcaaatacaacttttggaggggtttagaattagggttagggttagttttaGGGTTAGCATACTTAAAAGTGTTGTATATCCTACCTAAGAAAAAATGGGGGGTGCCTTAAGAAACTCTTTCTtaataatttctttgatttccataACATGGTGACACAAtgtgattttcaaaagtttttacAATCCAGTTAACTTTCACAACGATGTCCAGTTATTGAATGATTGAACACTATTTCGCTAAATTCTTGGATATACTGAATTTCGGAAAGCACAATGGACCGGGCGATTTTCAATCATAGAAAACATCTTAATGTATTAACATTTTTCACTGTTTGTTAAATTCAAGCTTTCTATTCTACTTTTGTCGGTATAATTGACCTCCAAGTACCAAATATCGATTTGGTTCTGTTCTGCGAAATAAACGATGCTTTGTATCTCTTCAGCGTTTTATGTCACCCAGTGTACCTATTAGGAAAAATGGGAAAGCTTTCATGTCGTGTTGTATCAACCCGTTCAGCAGTACATATACAGCCCTCTGTCCTTGGCGACTAATGACCGTGTTTCTTCTTTCACCTCAACAGGAAGGTTGTCCGATGGCGTTTGCCAAGGGAAGAGTCGACTTCGAACCTTATCCGAAAGAAATCGAGAAACAAGTGTCTGAGTATTGCCTCATCATGCCAGGGAAGAACGAGGGTGAATTCCTTCCGTTCTGCACTTACGGAGATGCCATATAATTTGAAGCTCCCGCTAGTTTGACTAGACGGATCGCCGGATTCATAATTCATTATGGTTCTGTTTGACAGGGTTAAATTTTATCTTCATGAACCAACCGGATATGGCTTGTCGTATCTATCAAAACGGTTTTGTCTCCAACTGCTCGAAAGTACATTTCAACAGACATGTACACGTATAAAACAGCAAAGTTTGTCTTCAAGGCTTAAAGCAATTATTAAACTTGTTGCTATGTCCACTATTCACGCGACGTGAGCACCAATTGGTTTGGATGAGTTGCTCTTGGCCTGCGTCGATGGTTTGTGGTAAACTAGCCAGCCAATAGATTTACCGGTATAAACTTTGAGTATATACATTTCGAATCATGATTGCACATTCAATATTTAAAGGTCACTTACACTCCCATGTGAACTCTCTAACGTTCTTCAATAAATGTTCAACGAATTATCGTCGCATTCTTTCGGTAACTTTAATTTGCTATAGACACAAGAActtgtaaatttcaattttaactCCTTCATCATATCTTGTACACGAACTATGATCTCTACAGAAGAGGTACAGCGCAAACGCCACTCTGTTCCTTCTGTAATGGAAATGACGAAACGTCAGACCATTTATTTCACTCAAGTAAATTTTCCGACACCTAATAGGGTGATTTTTATTCCGCGAAGATACTCTTGTTCCTTGTCGTGAGACCCAGCCTTCATGTTGTACTTTCTGAAGACACAAGTGCTCAATTATTGACAGCTATCTCATACTTATAGCAAAACGATTTATTAATGCAATGAAAAGAAATGATAGGATGATCACTAGCTCTGTATTTGCTACAAGTTAACCACCCAGGGTGTGAAAATGCTCCGGGAAAGGACAAGTATCCACCAAAGTCACAGGTAAAGTTTGTCGCAAGTAAGCCATAGTTTACGCGCCTGTAAAAATTACTGTGGTTTTTCCatttggttttgaaattttgctggGCAATTACCTTTTAACTACAAACGAACGATAGCGCCCAGTGACCTTTGGTTTTGACAATtgacattaatttttttatatgaCCGCAGTCTCTGGTCTCTTGCCTGGTGACGTGATTTTCGGTCGTCTTGTTTTGAAACTAATCGCAACATTACCtttaatttgaaatgtaaaacgCGCTGAACCATCTTAGATGTAAAGAATAGAAACAAATATACATCGATTAAACGATATGTTTTGGACAAGGTGAAGGTATCGAAGAGTTCAACGCTCTGTCTGTCGCTGcctttctttctgtctgtctgtctgtctgtctgtctgtctgtctgtctctctctctctctctcatgtttCAGCTTTTCAAACAGAACTCCTTCCGAAAGGGCGGGGGCGAAACACTGATCAGCCTTGACGTCAAAGATAAACGCCCGCAAAACTAGTTATATGGAAGAAACTCATTCTTCCTACAACATACTACTGTATACCATATTCATTGTGTTGTTTTCacagtttgtttatttacatgGGACTATATGTtatgtaatatacaatacatgtaATGGTTATCTTGGAAAAACACGAttctataaatatatattacgcTGCCTACTAACATAATTGAATGTGAATTATTCACCGACGCTAAGACTACAGAACTCGTTCAACAAAGTGTCTTCGCTTCAGGTGTAGGTTATCTTACAATCACTTGAGGGGCCTTTTGTTGATCATAGACCGCAGTGGAAATGAATCTTTGGACTTTCCTGTTCTATACCTGTGCAAAGAACTCTATGTGTTAGTCTGTGATTTAAATTTGCTTATGTCATTCTGTGTTTGTTCAACTTTCTCTTTTTACGATTCTTATTTGTGCATAAactataaatgaaaataaaaaactgaATCAATGACAAACTAGTAGCCATATATCagttacacattttttgacatatttaccGACTATATTCATTAAAAAATCAGGTCAAGTCAATGCTGTAAGCATAAACTTGCTATCGTCATGTATTGATGCTATTTCAACTACTCTTGGtctgattttaatattccacTTGCTTCCTGAGAAACCGCTAGCGCTAGCTGGGCGGGTTTCATCTGGTCTCTGATCATCACTATCTTCTGTAACGGGGAGTTTCTTCTCATCCACCTCATTCTCGACAGTAATTTGCGCTGGTTCATCAGACACTGCTTCTGGGAGGGTCTCTGCCACAGTGTCGCTATCGTCCATGGACTTTGCCTCATGCTCTTGCTCTGAAGTCACCTCGGGCAATGGTTCATCAGGCTCTGGGTCACTGTGCGGTTCTTGCATGGCCTCCATGAGTGGCTCGCGGTCGTCTTCCGCTGGTTTCTCTGCTGCCATCGTTGTTTCATCAGCATCTACGCTCTCCTGTGGCGGCGGTGGTTCGAGCTTGGGTTCCCAGTCCCATTGAATGTCACCGAGGGTCGATGCATCCTTCTTGTTCTTGGATTCCTTCTTTGGCACAAGGTAAAGCGAGGACACATAGGAACCGGGTCTTGAACCAGGTTTTGCAGTTGATTTAAGAGGCGTGTCAGCGCCCTCGCCGGCCTTGTTCCTTTGATAGGATTTGTACCAGTATactattattatgattattgcTATGAATAGGACGCTCAAAGCTAAGAAGAAGAAAAACCTGAAATAAAGagcaaataaagaaaaaagatcaCTTGTACACTGAGAAGTACTGCTCTTTCTCACACAAATTTGCACACAGTCCTCGTCTTTCTGATTTATAATTTGTGTGCTTAATGTAAGGGTTTTTGTTCTgtctctcatatatatatatatatatatatatatatatatatatatatatatatatatatatatatatatatatatatatattatatattatatatatatatatatatatatatatatatatatatatatatatatatatatatatatatatatatatatatatatatatatatatatatatatatatatagtgttcAGTTCTTTTGTACTTAACACGTACGTATTGCGGACCCTGATCGGGATTGTACTCCTGTCGGTCatcagaatgaatgaatgaatgaatgaatgaatgaatgaatgaaaattgaaataaataaataaataaataaataaataataaacaaacaaataaatatccctgGTAAATATACCAGAACGCTGCATTACATGGCAGGGGAAAGGAGGAACTCCCCCTccccctgtctgtctgtctgtctgtctgtctgtctgtctgtctgtctgtctgtctctctctctctctctctctctctcaaaccaCCATTAACGTTTGCCGCAACAAATCTGATAAATCTTACGACAACCAAGTAGTGATCTTAATGAAAGTCTGATGATGTTTTGCTTTACAAATTGAAAGACAATATCATCGGACAGCAGTCTACGCAGGGCGTTACGGGGACGATCCTTCAGCTGGTCCTCTCTCATTGTCTGAGGCTCAGCCTCTGAATATTGTATGCGCATAATCAAGGGCTAGACATATTTCCTTTCTTTGTACATTGTTTTGTTCTACCATGTTGGCATTGTTTGAAAAGACAATAGAACGTTTGTTTCTACTTTTGTTACAGCCCTCCTCAATGGATTAAGTGTGAGTTTTCATCGACCACTGACgataatattcataaaaaaggaATCACATCCATAGGTGTGAACAACGGCTTCATCAACGGGACTTCCTCCGCTGTGAGTGCATTAATGTTGGAATAGAATAGAAAAGATTTTATGGAATAAAAGAGACAACAAGGAAATATTGGACATGCAAACGGATATCTGCGAGCATAAAGCTAACTTACGGCGGCCATCCACTCCAACAAAAGAGATACAATTAGTAAGTAAAGATGGAAAATCTCACGCAATACGATTATAGCTAATTATCACCAATGTGGTCTTAAAATGACTGACATTTTGACTCAGTATAAAGCACTCAAAGCATCTTGGGCGAAACGTTTCTTGAAAGATAAAAACGGTACATTATTGGATAGCATACAACCAAGTTGGATTTTTAttcctaatttttatttatgtaaaAATAACCTTGATGTGATCAGTTTCTACAGCAACTTTACAAAACCAGTAGATTGTCCTTGTACTGGTTCTCTGCCAACATTTTATAGAGAAATGATCCTTTATCTACACGAATCTTTTGAAGGTAAAATTGAAAAGCCTAATTCCGTGACGTCATTGCTGCAACAAGTAATCTGGTCTAACCAGTTTATAAGGTATAAAAATAAAACTCTTTTTTTCCCGGAGTGGATTaaatctggaattttgtttgtaaaagATGTTATTACTGGGAAGAAAATAGATATGCAGAAAATTATAAATAtcattgtaaacaaacgtaattatgtaaatgagctttttttgtttaaaaatgcaatgaaaCCCTGGATTACACTGCTAAGTGAAAATACCGAAACCTCTCGAAATTTTACACtcaatagaaatatttttgttaattttacaaCTAAGTCTTTCTATCTTGACTTGCTTCAATACAAAATAAAGAAATCGTATGTGGAGGCTATGTGGTCCAAGACATGCAATTTGCAGAATGTAAAATGGAATAATATACGGGAAACAAGGTGCAGTAGATGTTCCTTTGATAGAAAActgtgtaattttgtttttaaatttatacattgtattttgccTTGTGGTCTAAAACTATTCAAATGGAAAATACGCACTTCTCCATTTTGTGCTTTTTGCCACGTGACAGAGAACCAAGTACATATTTTCTTTCACTGTATTAAAGTTCAGTCCTTTTGGAATGAGGTTAGACTTCTTATCAGCAGACATTTTGACATTGATCCCATAATCACTATGCGATCATTGATTGTCGGTATGCCAAACAAGGCGGTGACACATTTGATCACTATTGCAATGTATTCGATATTTAAAGCGTGGTGTTTACAAAAGCCATGTAAAGCTGTATTTCAACACGATTTGGAGACTACCATATTCTGTGAATCTTTTCTAGATCGTAAAAGAGCTAAAAAGAAATGGAAAACTTTATACgatgaaataaaatatacataaaaaaaaAGATGGAACCGTTTAGACAGGAACAACACTGCAACCCTATAGTCAACCAGACTGAAAGACAGATATAGCCTTACTTACCAACGTACTATGTTAATTCTCATCTCATGTTTCTCTTCTTCTACACAGCTGAAAGAAtgtaaatgatatatatatatatatatatatatatatatatatatatatatatatatatgataattcaaattcaaataagtttcatgcatctagacatgatgcatgaaacttaagtaacaggtACTATTACTTTGTCCTTGAAGTTGTTTGTGTTATAATCTATAACGCTCTCTTGTAAGCATCGAGCACTGTGATtacccacgaggacatctgtaaacttatgtatatatatatatatatatatatatatatatatatatatatatatatatatatatatatatatatatatatatatatatatatatatatatatatatgccatgcaaatttgtgtcattgtgACCATATACACAACACCGGCCACTATTCTTGACACTTCTAAACTTTCATTCGTTCTGCATTTATATGTTTACGAATAGTACATCGCAGCCGTGTCACGGGCGACCAAATTCTTGTGATGAACGCCGTAAGGTGAGGCCAAGTCTTTACCTTGCCTACTCTAGTTAGGAAATCATCGTATTCATTGAATGTCCGTTTAGCTTCCCTCCGATCATTCAGTATCGGAAAACATGAACTATGGAAAGTCGTTACGAGATGGAGGATAAAAATGTCGTACTCATTTCGAAAAAATAGCTACTGTACAACTGGCCTACTTTGGTACCCCTGGCGAAAGGGCCAGATGCCGCCACGTTGGAAACCGATGCTTGACTTTGTGTGACTTTCGCGGTTAATATATATAAAGACCCCCCCTGAAGATAATGTTGACATAGATTTCGGCTTAGCATAGGCCCAGTATTCCCGAGTCTAGCCCCTAGACATAATTGTTTGATTTCACGGAATATCCAAATGTCACCTTATTTTGCACTGGGTTTATATCCTGACTTTCAAATCTGTACCTCATGCATTGCCCCTTGCTTTCGATAAACTAAAATGCTGTAGATGGCGGCTGCAAAAAGCAGCAGTCAGCAAATGTAGTTCCATGCCAAGATAACCATCCGCGAATCCAGGATGCGGTCTTATTTAATATCGTCTGCCATTGTTTCATGCAAAAGCGAGCTCAGAGCCTGTGCCGATTCGACACAAAAGCGAGTTTGCTGCTCGGGCATGACACATCAAGTACACACTTAAAAATGTTCAGTTTTATATAATCGCATGTAACATATTAGGAGAAACCTTTATCACGACCATAAATAGTTACATAAGTTTGCTTTGTCATTTCGAATTCAGGCTGAAAAGAAAGAACTGTAGTTAACAAGAACATGGTGAGCGTGAAATATTTATGACGAACTTTTCGCATTTTCAGCttaattttcaatataaaatacatattgCCTACCGCTCCTGCGTTGATCATTCATGCCATGTTACATATTTGCAAGTAAACGAGAAAATCGTCTCCCGACAATGATTCTCACTTGTCAAAGTGTTCTAAGCTGAGAATGACGATCGACTGGTCTGTCGGCGTCGAGCGAGTGCATGCCATACCCAACCCATATATCCGATACCCATACATAAATTAAAATTCACAGGCGCAACTGACTTTGACGCGGTTCTGTCCCTCTCTCAATGGGGGTCTTCCACAATTAATAGATAACAAGGTCACCCTCGGATATAGATAATTATCCTATGGCGAAAATTGACTCAAGCATGTCTCAGTGTCGACAGGATTGGATTTTCAGCTAATAATCAAATAGTTGAAAGCACGCGTTTCCGTCTGTAAGTATGATTCGTGATGGGAACACTATCATGGGATACCATGTTCAATGTAATTATCAAATGAAAGATAGTGTTCTTTCTTGAAACCTGCCCGATTTGTGAGTTCGTTGAACTTCTACAAACAGAGAGCAGCCTCGCTTTGAGGCAGTCTACCTTGGCACGCATTAACTTCAGAATTGCATTCATTTGGTTTTCAGTTTCAGCCCCTCGCTAGGTTATTTATATTCAACGCATTCCAATTATATTTAGCAATGCTTAGTATGAATATAGTTATCACCTAAACTTTGAACAAGTGTCTTTCTAATGGTGATGAGAAAACAATATTGGGCGAAACATTCCTTCGTATTTTTGTGAAACAATGTCTATAAGGCAAACATGTCTACTTACTCTGCTCCTTCGCACGACGAATCGACCTGCAAGAAAGAGTGGATAAAAATATGTTGTTATCACAGCGAATGAGACTTTTGCACCTGCAACGACCATATACAATTTCTAGAGTCATGTTTGGAAATGAACTGAGAGCGTCTTTCGTAGTTGTCGTTCATCGGTAGAAGAGGCAACCGGTAAAATGCATCACGAGTCATATGTTCTATTGCCAGTCATTACCGAAAGcgtgttttttttctcagaaataacACGTATATTTAAATCGTGTAACTCACCAATGAACTGCAATTGAGAAGATAAAAGAAAAGTAGCAGGTAGCTGCCTACACTCCTTAACGCCGCCATGTTTGTTTCGACCCGGATCGACCAAACCCCACTTTCCCTTCCCGTCATCCTTTTCGTACCCCGTCACAAGTATTTAGTGACGTAAGAAAAAGgcagaatttgaatttttgaatatattaggAACACGTGTAAGTTATAATAATCATTATATAATCATCATTCAAAAAAGCAATCGACAACTTTGAAAGGGGACACCAATGTGTACTGCAAACAAAAGCATTGACCGCTCTCCCGGAAACCGTGAATtaaagtgaaatggtcaaatctCTTTTCAGAGAAATAACATCGGGCGTGTAAATAACGACTTCTGTCTGTTACAATCCACAGGACGGTCGTAAAGGCGACATTCAAAATCAGAATGTTGAATTTGATCTTATGATTGTGCGGAATCATAGCACGTAGAACACCTGTATTAAAGGCACTGTTGTGGATAAGTAAGGTTCTGGGATCGGATCGTCACGAACCCATTTGTCAATTTCCGAGTGTCATATCATAAATCACTGGTACATAAAtaacggtccctctatcacgttTCGAACGTACAGTATTCGGGGTGTCTGTCCAAAAGCGATtgtgttaaaattttggtgtcTTTCAAACATACAAGTTTCAGCTAGTGCTCTTGGAAACAGAAAGGTTTCACAGTTCGCGTAAACTCGCCTCGAGTGAATTTTAAACCATTGTCATTCAAAACTGTGAAACTCAGGGGGTTACCCTGGATCACAGAAACACAATTCCTACAATTTTATCGACAGTTGATATCCAAAATGACGATTCTCTTCTGTGTTGACTCTGTGAGGAAACGTTGTTTCGATTCTTTACAAAAACAAGATAGTGAAAACTTCATTATTCTGTAGGCATTATCGTGCGTCCAAGCAAGCGGCAGTCCAGAAGAgtgctgtgaaaatttgagtcCAAAATCTGTCTGCAGTCGCATTAAGACAATTGgcatatacatttatataaaaTTCGAACAATTGTATACAAATAACCTAAATTGTTCAACGGTCAGGGAATTTGCGCACGCAAATTTAACAGCGTGTGGTATATCGCCAACTGAATCATTTCTCCCTCGTATAGTGATTTCAGTATCCTAACATATGTCGtggttttggcgggaaaacaATGGATTGTGATCAACAACTGTTCGTGTTGTGTTGCTATCACCCAgtaaggcgctttaaataaaattctttgtttgccgtccacgTGCTGgaaggttttcagagaaaattgagAAAGCGAACATAATGTTAACAccattacaaataaaatattatttttccaaaagaaccaaataaaaatgagcatatgttaatacacttgtgttttttgtctgcgTTTGTTTtcttccctggctggctggtaggtttttcaaaaattcaaggacggcgaacaaagaattttctttaaatggcctcaACCTATTCATGGTGAAAAACACACATTTCGTCGTCCATATCGCTAAACATGGTGGATTGTGCCACCAGGCTGAACCAGTCTGAATGACATAGCCTTCAATGAAGTACTATTAAAAAGTCATTTATCAATGTAATGCCTTTTATTGCGATGTAAATAATGAAGAAACATATTCTGaaagtaaaaatgcacaaaaatgaCCACCAAAAGCATGAGATTTCTAAAAGAAGTCCGACTTGCATGAGAACATGAGACTGCCCTCTAGTGTTCTTGTTGCTATGGTTCCAGGGTGAGCACAAGGCGGTAACAAACTCCCTGCGCAATGTTGACTCAACCTGGCCACATCCACTGTACTGCTATACTGTGAATATATTTTGCATGAGGagccaaaaataaaattggacaCCAAAAAGACTGCGAATTAACAGTGGGAAGGTCAATAGGTCAAAGAGCACTGTTAAATATGTATTTTCTTCACAGTGAACCAAATATTACAATAATTTCTATTAGTTtactgtgtcaataattaatcCATTTGGAATGATCACTAATTTAATGCGAATTATAACTTtatgaaaataacaataaataatattgtacaGGAACAATTGAAACATATTAAAATTGTCTTACGAtaaaagccccaatagctgcgaatgtgtaataaaccgtaCCTATCTCATAATATCCTCAGTtgtccaagagttttctttgaataagacccattcgAGACTGAGAGTGTATAACAATTCCATAAGTGtagaaagtggcatgtaaattcaaacgtttttacatcattttag
This genomic window contains:
- the LOC139140365 gene encoding protein piccolo-like, giving the protein MTGRESGVWSIRVETNMAALRSVGSYLLLFFYLLNCSSLVDSSCEGADCVEEEKHEMRINIVRWFFFFLALSVLFIAIIIIIVYWYKSYQRNKAGEGADTPLKSTAKPGSRPGSYVSSLYLVPKKESKNKKDASTLGDIQWDWEPKLEPPPPQESVDADETTMAAEKPAEDDREPLMEAMQEPHSDPEPDEPLPEVTSEQEHEAKSMDDSDTVAETLPEAVSDEPAQITVENEVDEKKLPVTEDSDDQRPDETRPASASGFSGSKWNIKIRPRVVEIASIHDDSKFMLTALT